The following proteins come from a genomic window of Neofelis nebulosa isolate mNeoNeb1 chromosome 5, mNeoNeb1.pri, whole genome shotgun sequence:
- the HIGD1A gene encoding HIG1 domain family member 1A, mitochondrial: MSTGTDVSLSSYDEDQGSKLIRKAREAPFVPIGMAGFAAIVAYGLYKLKSRGNTKMSVHLIHMRVAAQGFVVGAMTLGMGYSMYKEFWAKPKP, from the exons ATGTCAACCGGCACagatgtttctctttcttcatatGATGAAGATCAGGGATCTAAACTTATCCGAAAAGCTAGGGAGGCACCGTTTGTTCCCATCG GAATGGCAGGGTTTGCAGCAATCGTTGCGTATGGACTATATAAATTGAAGAGCAGGGGAAATACTAAAATGTCTGTTCATCTGATCCACATGCGCGTGGCAGCCCAAGGCTTTGTTGTGGGAGCAATGACTCTTG gtaTGGGCTATTCCATGTATAAGGAATTCTGGGCAAAACCTAAACCTTAG